The Fervidobacterium sp. sequence GATTACCTGACCCAACATTGAGAAAGTAATCAGGTTTTCTAATCCCCAGAACTTCGAAAAACACATCAGACATATTAGCATCGTAATGTTGTCCAGAATGGACTAATATCTCATTCACATGTAACCTTTCAAACTCTCTGTGCAAAACTGCTTCTTTTATAAACTGAGGTCTTGCACCTACTAAAGATACAACCTTCAAGTAAAACACCCCTTTTAAGAAATTCCAAGCAAGATAATTATATCATAAAAATTGTGGTATAATTTGAATTAAGTCTCCAACAAAGGAGGTAGTTTAGATGATATCAAGCACAGCAAAAATTGGTAAAAACGTAGTTATTGGGGAAAACGTCGTAATCGAAGACAACGTTACAATTCAAGATAATGTTACCATCGGACACAATGTTGTAATTAGAAGAGATACGTTTATTCAGGAAGGTTGCATAATAGGTGACAACACAGTCTTAGGAAAAAAACCGTTTAAAGCATCTGCCTCAGCCGTGACAGAAGAAAAAGAATTACCCCCGTTGCAAATTGGAAAATACGTAACAATTGGTGCAAACTGTGTCATATACCGCGGCGCAACGTTGAAAGATTACGTATTCGTTGGTGATCTGGCAAGTATAAGAGAAGATGTTGAAATTGGAGAATATACAATCATCGGCAGAGGAGTCGCTGTGGAAAACAAAACAAAAATAGGAAGGTACGTCAAAATAGAAACTAACGCGTATATAACCGCCATATCGATAATTGAAGATTACTGTTTTATTGCACCGAACGTTACACTCACAAACGATAATTTCCTAGGAAGGACAGAAGAGAGAAAAAAATACTTCAAAGGAGCGACAATTAGAAAG is a genomic window containing:
- a CDS encoding acetyltransferase, encoding MISSTAKIGKNVVIGENVVIEDNVTIQDNVTIGHNVVIRRDTFIQEGCIIGDNTVLGKKPFKASASAVTEEKELPPLQIGKYVTIGANCVIYRGATLKDYVFVGDLASIREDVEIGEYTIIGRGVAVENKTKIGRYVKIETNAYITAISIIEDYCFIAPNVTLTNDNFLGRTEERKKYFKGATIRKGARIGANATILPGKEIGEDALIAAGAVLTKDAKPRKIYVGTPAKELRDVPNEQ